AGGTAAGAATAAGCTCAGAAGTTGGATAGATCAATGTTCCAAATTAGGGAACTAAATTGGCGGCTACAATCTGGTAAGAGTGAGCTTAGAAATTGAGGAGATGGAAGCACTAAATTAGAGGACTAAATTGGCGGCTTGAATTTGGTAAGAATGAACTCAGAATGTGGATAGGTCAATGTTCCAAATTAGGGAACTAAATTGGCGGCTTCAATTTGGTAGTGAGCTCAGAAATTGGAGAGATGGAAGCCCTTAACTAGGGGACTAAATCGGCGGCTTCAATTTGGTATGAATGAGCTCAGAAATTGGATAGATGGAAGCCCTATATTAGGGGACTAAATTGGTGGCTTCAATTTGGTAGTGAGCTCAGAAATTGGAGAGATGGAAGCCCTTAACTAGGGGACTAAATTGGCGGCTTCAATTTGGTATGAATGAGCTCAGAAATTGGATAGATGGAAGCCCTTAACTAGGGGACTAAATCGGCGGCTTCAATTTGGTATGAATGAGCTCAGAAATTGGATAGATGGAAGCCCTATATTAGGGGACTAAATTGGTGGCTTCAATTTGGTAAGAATGAACTCAGAATGTGGATAGGTCAATGTTCCAAATTAGGGAACTAAATTGGCGGCTAAAATTTGGTAAGAATGGGCCCAGAAGTTGGGCAGATAGAGGCCCTAAACTAGGGTACCAAATCAGCGGCTTGAATTTGGTAAGAATGAGCTCAGAAGTTGGATCAATCAAGGCTCCAAATTAGGGGACAATTGGGGTCTAAAGATGTCAAGATCCTAAATCACAACTAGCAGCGCTGAGCATGGATGGGACCTAAATTCGGGGACAATTCTACATGACAGGACGATTGAACGCCTCGGTAAATTTTTACCGAGTATCATCCACACGGTGAATCTGACGAGCGTCAGGATGCTCAGCTTGAAGATGAGATAAATGTTCACGGTGACGGCGATCGCAGGGACGAACGGCAGCCCCGGAGTCATGAACATCATGCTATTCCTGAAAAGACAACAAACAGACTCAGGACTCGGTGAACGTTTCTCAAGATCATCCTGTATTTTCTTgttagagagagagggaagacgATACGCCGTACCTGTTTTGCGGTTTTCTGCTGATGGCGAGCAACACGCCGATGATGGCGAACAGGAAGAGGAACATGATTATCGTGGTGAACGTTCCCATGTTTCCTGCAGAAGACCAGGAATACACACGTCTTTAGAacagatagaaaatttaaaaatcgtgaccgtTACTATTCCTTCGCAAtttcgaccaataacaattaaaaaaaaagaatgatttATACATTAGCTAGTGAACTAATCCTTCTATCTcgaaaaactcaagctgttgggtccaattttgaaaaagttattctttgCACACCGACGGTAGGTGGAAAGCTCTCTCACCCATGCCGCAGACGATGATCAGATCGAAGATCACTATCAGCAGATAGAGTATCCCGACCAGCTTCATCACGTACCGGCCGGACGCCTCCGTGGCAGGTCCTCGGTCCACCCACGGGAATATAGctgggcacagaaactgcgcCGCCTGTAATTAAACCGCGAACAATTACCGCGTTATCCAACGGGCAACCTGGTCTCCGCAAGCATTAGCATCGGCATTAGCACGGCCGTGCGAACCGTGTAATTACCCGGTGCTACGGCTGGGAACATTACCTGCAGACGACGCTGAAGATAAGTCAACGGCGGCCCTATGATCGGCGTGTTCCCAGGGTACTGGTGCGTGCTGCCACAGGTTGAGGCAGCCGCGGCTGCGTGCACGCTCCCGTAGAATTTGTTCTCGGTCCTGTCACTGACCAGATACTGGTCGTCCTTACCCAATCCCACCTCGTCCTCCTCCGCACCGTAGGTGTCGTCCGAATCCGGCGAGGAGCTGTTGCACCGTCTCACACGTCTCACCTGAACAGCACCCGTTAAGTGGGTATTCTGGTTTTTCATCTTCAAAACAATCAAATTCCCTTTAAGTGCGCGTCACcaccagggttgccatattttgcgggAACAGGGAACccagccccttaccgctgcgcccctcgcccagctgcgcGGCGGAGCCCGTCTttgcactcttcccactaatggTGACGCGTCAGAGTGGGAAGAGTGCAAAGACGGGCTCCGCTgcacagctgggcgaggggcgcagcggtaaggggactGGTTCCCTGTTcccgcaaaatatggcaaccctggtcACCACTGTGCTATcagcccttagcactcgagtggcgactcggagtcaccactaaaaattgctgcaccgttattcaaaatattgtttacattattaaatagatTGGTGTCTAATCGATAGACTCttttctttatgcatttacaaagaaattggctgggtgaaatattgTAACGATTACGTCTTAGGCGCGAGACTTCACTCCTTACTCGCGAGCCGCGAGCACACATGCCGCGAGACGGTAGTACCGAGGCGGCCGCGAGGTGGCCGCTGCGACACCGTCGGTTTCTCGCATATGAAAATAGAGCAAGTGAGGGATAAATAGGCTAGCGCGGAAATGCAAATTcgagtcggagtttccgagCAATCAGGCGAGGCAAGTAACCCACCGAACCGCACCAAAACCGAGACTTCTCTCCGTCCGTTACCGATTCCTGAATACCGATTCCTGAATACCGATTCCCGATCACAGATTCCGAGGCCTACGTGGCAAACGACTGTAGGAATCCTTTCCAGCGGGAGGCAAACGACACCGCACCTCCTTACTTCCGAATCACACACCTTCGATTCCCGATCACAGATTCCGAGGCCTACGCGGCAAACGACCGTAGGAATCCCTTCCGGCGGGAGGCAAACGACACCGCACCTCCTTACAATTCCCAATTACCGATTCCGGGATCTAAGCATCCACCGAGAGATACCGCTGATCTCTACCGACCGCGACCTCATCAGGTCACAAACGATCGAAACCGCGCCGGATACCGTTAATCCGCGATCGATCCACCGCCGACTCGACACACCGCTGCGCCGTCAATATTACCTCCTACTGTTCCTCTGTACTGTTCCACTAattgcaaatatatatatatttacatgaaTCCAAAAGCCAGTGTTCTCATTTGCGGAAAACGAATCCTCGACAACTGACTGAGCCGGCGAACTTCTCCCGAAGTAGTTATcacaatataaaacagtaaaagattagaaaaatttaagaatatcgtaaTGTTGTTGTTAACGCAATAAAGTCATTAAGAGATGAAATCAATgcttattttactcctgcttcccacaatcaatgcagaagatattttgcataaagatccgcagcctactaaTCAATGACTAAACATGaggtattatacagggtgtcccaaaactcctgaATATCCCGGAAATGgtaggttcctgagaccatttgaagcgacattttcctttgcagaaatgttatccgcggctttgtttaggagttattaacgaaaaacacggaccaatcagagcgcgacgtagacgcgagttggcacagtcggtccagcgcgccaactgtctattggccgactgtggcaactcgcgtctaggtcccgctctgattggtccgtggttttcgttaataactcctaaacaaatccGCGGatgacatttttgcaaaggaaaatgtcgcttgaaatggtctcaggaaccaccccctttcgggaagttcacgaattttgggacaacctatATATCAAGTTCATATAACGAAATAATATGAAAGAAAATATTGGGAGTACAAATAAGTCTCCGCCATTTTTCATCTTAAATTGGGCATTTCGAGAtgaaacagctccgagtgcgaagggttaacgtTCACTACCCGAGGATGCAAGGGCGAAACAATTTTCTAGCAAATTGCTCCAGCTCTAGGAAGGTCTGCCAAAGATGTAGAGCGTCCTACCATGATGCGCTGGCCGTTGTTCGTCGTGGTCATCTCGGGCTGCGTGGTCTGAGCGGTGTTCAGAGCCGTAGTCAGCTGGTCCGGTCTCAGCTCTTTCCCGTACGACACCTGCCCGTTCACCTGAGTCTCCTTCGTCGGCGACCGACAAGGCGTTCTCAGGCTTTGAGGCAGCAGCTCGACCAGGTTCGTCGTGTGCGGCTGATAGCGGAGGATCAGCACGCAGGTGGACACCAAGGTGTAGGCTAGCAAAGTACCTGTGGATTAAACGAACACTTACATTAGCCAGATACAACTAGATAGATATTTCTTTCGGTCTTTCATCATTTTAGTTGAGTCGAGAGGCTACCGCAGCTGTCGACAACAACTTGCTCACCGATCGACATCATCTCCACTAGGACCTCCAGCTGGATCAAGAGGGCTGCCATGGCCGCTGCCAACCCAGAAGTCAGCGTCGCCAGGGCCGGAGTGCCTGTAGCTGGCCACACCTGGCTCAGACTCCTGAAACACGCGAGAACAAGCTGTTGGACAACCTTCTTACAGCTGAAAGTGGTGATCTATAAACTGGACATttcatatacagttaggagcaaaactgatcacacacttcaaatcagaataacttctttatgaacggaccaaacgacttcaatttctctgtaaggctagatgaattagtttagcaaaTGACGTCTAACAAatgtgttgaaaaaatgcatttggtcggaattgtgaaaaacaatagtataaTTGtgttttacgacttttttagaccaataacgaaaatttagaagatgtGTTTGGTGTATTCGGatgaattatatacgctccgaaaattccattgaaattggttaattggtttacgagttataaacgatcaaaagtggtaatttgtagtgtaccataaagtggcaagttttaccacttttaatcgttcataactcgtgaaccaattaaccaatttcaatgaaattttcggagcgtatataatttatacaagttgaccaaacacatcttcgaaattttcgttattaacCCAGCTAAAAAAAGTCGTGAAATCAAttgtactattgtttttcacaatttcgaccaaatgcattttttcaactcgTTTTTTACACGTCAtttgctaaactaattcatctagccttacagaggaattgaagtcgtttgtgtATGATCAGTTTTGTTGCTAACTGTAGATCAACCTAACGTTCAACGAAACATTTTAAGGAGGTAGACCCGTTTCGAAaaagcccatctttgcattatcgagaaaggagaagccgcatcccgcacccttgcaatcctgggaaacgagtctatccccttaagggggtagtataggctctatttggaactagaaaattactagaatattactagaaaaaggggtcaaaaaatgggtttcgtactgaacgttgtttgaccttgttagaacaaattgtgggctgggtgagggctcattcgaaagaggaaggttagacgcagcgcgcttttctcacgaggttaacaagattatgttaataactaataatatgagggcccaaagtagagaaaaaatctaggaaaaaaacccgcagatttcaatgcattttctgtctctaaaagacttttttggcatatgagatgagaaaagcgcgctgcgttgaaccttcctctttcgcagatccatgtttcgactcatttttctagtaagattctagtaaatagcaaatatctagcaaataactagaatcttactagaaaaatgggtcgaaacatggatctgcgcccagacgttgattgaccctattagaacaaattgtgggctgtgtgagggctcattcgaaagaggaaggttcaacgcagcgcgcttttctcatctcatatgtcaaaaaagtcttttagagacagaaaatgcattgaaatctgcggatttttttcctagattttttctctactttgggccatcatattattagatataaacataatttcgttaacctcgtgagaaaagcgcgctgcgtttaaccttcctctttcgaatgagccctcatacagcccacaatttgttctaacaaggtcaaacaacgttcagtacgaaacccatattttcgacccaaaatctagtaagattctaggtattttctagttacaaatctagcctatactacccccttaacaaGCTAGCGGACGTGTTGAAGTCTCCATACTAGTGGTACGAGTCAGTCAGTGGTCAGGCAAGCGGTACAAGCGACTCCCGCCTCTTCTATAGACGTCCCCGGAGAACCGTCGCGTCGACGTCGACTTGTCCGATGATTTAGCGGATTTCACACTCGGGTTACCTGAATATTAGACCATCCTGCGCCATGGCGTAGACTATCCTCGGCATGGGGAACATGGTACCGAACATGGAGACCGTGAGACCAGCCAGTGCACCCACTGCGACGATGTACTTGCACTTGTAAGCGCCCACCTGTCCGAACATCTCCACCAACGCCGAATCCTGGTCCACCTGATTGTACGGGACTGGAAGAATCACTTGTGTCAgttttcttatgaatgaacgataCATGTTATCAAAATTTTGATTGACACTTTCAGTGCTCCGCGGAACATagcgttaaaaaaaaatatataaaatgcaCAAAGAaggataaaataatttttttagacattagtgattataaatgaaagcgtggagcgctaaactatattgacgtaatcttcgtgagcGCTTCGAGCTTTTatttagtcactaatgtctaaaaagaattatattctcctttttagtgcattttaaaaaTGGAATGAAATGGAGCTgaagctccttcggtgcgaaatgggtcagtggagtggggataagtcggagtggggagcgctggcgcgcggagtggggatcgctgaacgcgatgtcgTACTAgcgagtgtcgcgcgacgaggtgtgacggttaatataaacatttttgttcccctgaacgcacagttttttttctaaatttgttttttaatattgcattgtcatccagttctgagctacgtttaaagtttcaagtctctagctcatcgggaagtggtttgaaattcgattacaagatttgacgcatacaacatcaacgacgacaactcggcaagctaatataagcgtggtaataaaatagtttttctttcgttttcttCGCGGCTACGGTATTTAGGTTTGTGGAAGGTAATGACTATTCCCTAAGTTTCGTTAGGGAGGAGAGCTATACTGTCCATGGATTAGGATTGACTCCGACCTTGGAGGTGTTCAGTTAGGATGACATAGCGACGGGACGGTTCGCGTTTAGCTACTCGAGCGTCGCGCGTCGCCTGCCGTTGAAGGCTACAAGCACGAAAGGACCGCTCACCGATCAATGTCAGCACCATGCTGCTGGTGACGTAGGCGACCAGAATTATGATCAACGACGAGATGATCGCGAGAGGGATGCTCCTCTTCGGGTTGGTCGCCTCTTCGCCGGTGGTCGCTATGATGTCGAAGCCGATGAACGCGTAGAAGCACGTCGCCGCACCGGTGAACACCTGCGAACATCAACAGGCTTGTTTCTCGTCGATCGCTCTAATCGTGTCGATCATTTCGACTTCGAAATAGGTTCAGGAATGTTATGATGGTGCATATGAGCAGGCTAATTCGTAACGGCAACGTGAAACAAACATAACTCTCTCCTAAATCGTTAGGAGAATTCATTattagatttttatgcaaaataataattgtatatgtatatttgtccaaaaatggatacgtacaaTTTCAAATAGAATAAAGATTAAGAGAACGTAGAAACATGAATTTACTATTTTCAACGTACTGCAATTATTGAAGGATGAAGGAATTTTTTACGTGGCCAATCCTTTCTAAAATTAATGgacaaaatttttattgtgcatggGGATCTCTGTAGTTTAGTTACAAACAGGGACCACaattgttataaccaaaaagaaagaaagtcatagaataacaagtattttgtcgactaaaatcgtattggtgttacaaataaggattataattaATCGAATatttgttctcttgttggtaaatgttatcggtgagagaaattcatttcgatcacttataacagttatcaatgagagaaaattTCGATCAcaattatcgaggaggatctaattttttgaacactaataTAACTGTTAATTGTAACCAAGAAGTAtagaaatcgatattttttaataatcttgttcttcgaatttttcttCTTCATACTTTGTGTACatcattttaaatttcaataataatcaacctttcgaaaattttagaataactgttatttttggtccctggttacaaacgtataaaatccgcagtctaattatattctGACAACGAATTGTTTCTTGATCGTATTATGGTAAGACAGGACCTTGAAGATCAGCTTTCTACCTTAAAATGATAAATTCACTTTTCGAACGTCTGGACTGAAGTCGTTAAATTTTTCAGCGCACTTTCGCGCGGTTACGAATCCCGGATTAGGCGGCACAAGACTGTGCAAATACCGGAAATTACGGTCTTTGTGGTCGCGGGAACCTTTGGGCTCGCCCGAGGAAAGAATTCCGGTAAGTAGAACCGGCCTGCCATTAATCCGACATTAGTAGAAAATTAAGTGGCACGGGTCGATAACTTGTTGCTCGAAAATCTGGCTTACAAAGAGTAGCGCGAGCTGTAACAGTGAATTAAATAGTACAGGTCGATAACTCGTTACGAAATCTGGCGCAAGTACGTGTTTCGCGGTCAATGTAGAATGGTACGAGAAAGTAGAATAAGTCTGGCATGAGTCAGACttcggagaagagatttcaacATCCGACGTCCAAACAATAATTCTAGTACGTGGAACAGGTATGTCGTAAATCATAGTTCGAGTAAATCGATTCCTCGTTGAAAATTCTAGTCATTCTCAGAAACTAGTGTAGAATAGAATAGCATAAGTCGGACCTAGACAAAGCTGTAGTATTGGCAGAGTAAGCGGTATACGTCAATAATTTCTCGTTAAGGgaaagaaatgatttttcaGAAATTCTCAGTTAGCGAgtcatcactaaaaattgctctactcagatttacaaaatacatgttttaaattttcattactggTGCACAgacaaaaaatgtaaaaatcgtGTCCttcactttttccttcgcaattgcgaccaataacaattaaaaagaaaattatttacacattagttaGTGAACTAATATCGTCCAATCTTGAAAAAGCTATTCGTTATTAAATACTTTGTATGAAGTTCAAGCAAgttctaaaataaattaaaaactccTGCGTGAGGGGGCACAGCTCTCGGACAAGTAGAATTGGCCTGCGATAGGTCAGACAGGGAAAATCTCAGTTACTGAGTCACTATGAAACactatttacaaaatacatgttttaaatttttattagagGAGCACAGAGATAGAAAGATTAAAAATCGTGTCCttcactttttccttcgcaattgcgaccaatgacaatttcaaaaaaattatttacacattagctagcaaACTAATACCGTCCAATCTTGAAAAAGCTATTCGTTTCTAAATACTTTGTATGAAGTTCAAGCAAgttctaaaataaattaaaaacttcTGCGTGAGGGGGCACAGCTCTCGGACAAGTAGAATTGGCCTGCGATAGGTCAGACAGGGAAAATCTCAGTTACTGAGTCACTATTAAACACTATTtacaaaatatatgttttaaatttttattagagGAGCACAAAGATAGAAAGATTAAAAATCGTGTCCttcactttttccttcgcaattgcgaccaataacaattccaaaaaaattatttacacattagctagcaaACTAATACCGTCCAATCTTGAAAAAGCTATTcgtttttaaatactttgtatGAAGTTCAAGCAAgttctaaaataaattaaaaacttcTGCGTGAGGGGGCACAGCTCTCGGACAAGTAGAATTGGCCTGCGATAGGTCAGACAGGGAAAATCTCAGTTACTGAGTCACtactaaaaattgctctacccagatttacaaaatacatgttttaaattttcaatacaggggcacagacaaaaaatttaaaaatcgtttctttcaccttttccttcgcaattgcgaccaatgacaatttcaaaaaaattatttacacattagctagtaaactaatacCGTCCAATCTTGAAAAAGCTATTcgtttttaaatactttgtatGAAGTTCAAGCAAgttctaaaataaattaaaaacttcTGCGTGAGGGGGCACAGCTCTCGGACAAGTAGAATTGGTCTGCGATAGGTCAGACAGGGAAAATCTCAGTTACTGAGTCACTATTAAACactatttacaaaatacatgttttaaatttttattagagGAGCACAGAGATAGAAAGATTAAAAATCGTGTCCTTCACTTTTTCCtacgcaattgcgaccaataacaatttcaaaaaaattatttacacattagttaGTGAACTAATACCGTCCAATCTTGAAAAAGCTATTcgtttttaaatactttgtatGAAGTTCAAGCAAgttctaaaataaattaaaaacttcTGCGTGAGGGGGCACAGCTCGGACAAGTAGAATTGGCCTGCGATAGGTCAGACAGGGAAAATCTCAGTTACTGAGTCACtactaaaaattgctctacccagatttacaaaatacatgttttaaattttcaatacaggggcacagacaaaaaatttaaaaatcgtttctttcaccttttccttcgcaattgcgaccaatgacaatttcaaaaaaattatttacacattagctagtaaactaatacCGTCCAATCTTGAAAAAGCTATTCGTTATTAAATACTTTGTATGAAGTTCAAGCAAgttctaaaataaattaaaaacttcTGCGCGAGGGGGCACAGCTCTCGGACAAGTAGAATTGGCCTGCGATAGGTCAGACAGGGAAACCGAATTTGCTGATTCGGTGGTGCTGATCGGTACGGTCGAATCGGAAGCAGCGTTCAACTCGCGAATAGTAATCGCGGAGTGGCAAGAAGGGGGATAAAACGTTCCGAGATGATCAACGAGTAGAGGATGCAATTGCGGTTGCACCTGTCTGCCGGAGCAGCAAGGCGCGGCGTCCCGGGAGTCGTCGGTGAAATTTTAATGGGCTTGAAAGGGGTCCTTTTCGAGGGGAAAAGCTCGTGAATGTTAGAGGTTGCCGCGCGTGACCCTGTAGTATTTTGCCTCCGCGGTTCATGAACGCCCCCGCACTCGTTGCCCACGCCGCCCACGCAGCTCCTGGTGCCAGCCAAGGCAGAATGAGACCGCTTGTAAACCAACCGTATTCACGAGCTGAGTGGAGTTAGGCTGGAGCAAGTTGGAGGGAGGCCTGGATTTCGGGAGGACGTGTTCCGTCGCGCCTCGGTACAAAAAAttaatcgaatcaatttccacgtaagGAACTTCATAATTTTGTTAcggaacaggtgttcaatatcatctctggcaggagccgtcctagataaacgaacagagtcatcctcgataaatctacatagctgtttagtttagtttagagcccaaacatacgcacgaccaactggacgttgacaaaatacgagtGTTtgcttgaagggtactgacatgtaccacccgtcattgcagggttatgcagtcagcggcaatattacgtggacacccttaaaaatcgcataactttttaaaaattggtcgaaaggacttgaattttttaaagatgttagaccgactagttcgctagagaataagtaaacaaaaatttatcaagattgcaattggtaggaatgatacaaaattaaaataatgatgttttgtcaacttttttatctgggcctgtaacgataaattaaaaatgcgatttatagatttcggtaacttatgtgcatactgaaaatttcatcgaaatcggtcaacattgcaatgagctacatatgtttaaagatgagagcttaagggtgaaaatCGCAGATCATTGCAatattgaccgatttcgatgaaattgtcagtatgcatataagttaccgaaatctgtaaaacgcatttttttaaattattgttacaggcccagataaaaaagttgacaaaacatcatttcttaaaatattgtatgattcctaccaattgcaatcttaataaatttttgtgtacttattctctagcgaactagccggtctaacatctgaaaaaaattcaagtccttcggactaatttctaaaaagttatgcgacttttaagggtgtccacttaatattgccgctgactgtataagcccttgcatttctactctcgtatTTCTACATTtctacaatcttaccgctcggattgtatcaattacagTATACTATAGTATACAAGGCATACTAATTATTCTAGCGActtcctgatttcgcatcaggtacGTCTGTGCtcttatccaacctcccagcggctccccaatttcgcatcgggttcgtctccGCGTcgctccattcctagaggctctctgatttcgcgtcaggttcgtcctcgctgtctacagggtgtcccaaaactcgtgaaaatcccgaaagggggtggttcctgagaccattctaagagacattttcctttgcaccaatgtcaactgcggctttgtttaggagttattaacgaaaaacacggaccaatcagagcgcgtcctgggccgccgcgccgtcactcgcttgccggcgcggcttggcgcgccgggccagggcgcgctctgattggtccgtgtttttcgttaataactcctaaacaaagccgcagttgacattggtgcaaaggaaaatgtctcttagaatggtctcaggaaccaccccctttcgggattttcacgagttctgggacaccctgtataatcctagcggctccctttCTCATTGTGTTCGTCCGCGtatcttaactaacaaattgataccatatctctagggtaacaacccttcgccggccacaattccagtaattgtgaaatgatATAAAACCGGTTACTTTACCGGCAGCGGTAGGTTCAGTATTAACGCGACCTCGTCGCTTCTCGTCGATGAAAAACCGGAACAGAGTTTGTTAATTCTTCAGGGATGGAAACAAGGGCTGGCCGCACTCAAAGAGGCCGGATCTCAAGAACGCGAGTGGAAGGCCAGCTACAAAGCGTCGTCTTTCTTCGCGAACCACCTTcaacccccctctctctctctctctatctccatTACTTGACCCCCTGGTCGAAGGGTGTCGGTTCGGAAGGAGACGTTCTTTGTTATTTGTCGCGATCGTTATTCGGGTTAATGGAAACCCTTGTAAAACGGGCTGCTCGTTAGCTTCTAATAGATAGGAGCCGCACCTCCCGTGGGCCGAATATCGGCAATTCTCTCTGCTTATCGAAATAAA
This window of the Lasioglossum baleicum chromosome 20, iyLasBale1, whole genome shotgun sequence genome carries:
- the LOC143218737 gene encoding solute carrier family 7 member 14 isoform X2, with the protein product MKLDLMDREKGLELFGKFIRTKNVESLQGDQSKSGPEPLHPTDSKQKLQKCLTTLDLTSLGVGSCVGTGMYLVAGMVARSVAGPGVVFSFIIAAIASIFSGACYAEFGVRVPHTTGSAYMYSYVTVGELIAFIIGWNMVLEYLIGTSACACALSACLDALSDGAVSDAIASSVGTIFGRPPDFLAFVITILMMLLMAAGVKKSLVFNNVLNAINLAVWVFVMSAGMFYVNGDYWAKRADFLPFGWSGVFTGAATCFYAFIGFDIIATTGEEATNPKRSIPLAIISSLIIILVAYVTSSMVLTLIVPYNQVDQDSALVEMFGQVGAYKCKYIVAVGALAGLTVSMFGTMFPMPRIVYAMAQDGLIFRSLSQVWPATGTPALATLTSGLAAAMAALLIQLEVLVEMMSIGTLLAYTLVSTCVLILRYQPHTTNLVELLPQSLRTPCRSPTKETQVNGQVSYGKELRPDQLTTALNTAQTTQPEMTTTNNGQRIMVRRVRRCNSSSPDSDDTYGAEEDEVGLGKDDQYLVSDRTENKFYGSVHAAAAASTCGSTHQYPGNTPIIGPPLTYLQRRLQAAQFLCPAIFPWVDRGPATEASGRYVMKLVGILYLLIVIFDLIIVCGMGNMGTFTTIIMFLFLFAIIGVLLAISRKPQNRNSMMFMTPGLPFVPAIAVTVNIYLIFKLSILTLVRFTVWMILGFIMYFYYGIKHSSLEEASRSENLEENTAAGNIELTVTDTHRQQQQQQQQQQQHHTSPYAGSDRSIYEGQQLDAFGQPVFGSTNFGGTPSQRQEQTTAGGHPLFVTQDSFPTWDD
- the LOC143218737 gene encoding solute carrier family 7 member 14 isoform X1; the encoded protein is MKLDLMDREKGLELFGKFIRTKNVESLQGDQSKSGPEPLHPTDSKQKLQKCLTTLDLTSLGVGSCVGTGMYLVAGMVARSVAGPGVVFSFIIAAIASIFSGACYAEFGVRVPHTTGSAYMYSYVTVGELIAFIIGWNMVLEYLIGTSACACALSACLDALSDGAVSDAIASSVGTIFGRPPDFLAFVITILMMLLMAAGVKKSLVFNNVLNAINLAVWVFVMSAGMFYVNGDYWAKRADFLPFGWSGVFTGAATCFYAFIGFDIIATTGEEATNPKRSIPLAIISSLIIILVAYVTSSMVLTLIVPYNQVDQDSALVEMFGQVGAYKCKYIVAVGALAGLTVSMFGTMFPMPRIVYAMAQDGLIFRSLSQVWPATGTPALATLTSGLAAAMAALLIQLEVLVEMMSIGTLLAYTLVSTCVLILRYQPHTTNLVELLPQSLRTPCRSPTKETQVNGQVSYGKELRPDQLTTALNTAQTTQPEMTTTNNGQRIMMKNQNTHLTGAVQVRRVRRCNSSSPDSDDTYGAEEDEVGLGKDDQYLVSDRTENKFYGSVHAAAAASTCGSTHQYPGNTPIIGPPLTYLQRRLQAAQFLCPAIFPWVDRGPATEASGRYVMKLVGILYLLIVIFDLIIVCGMGNMGTFTTIIMFLFLFAIIGVLLAISRKPQNRNSMMFMTPGLPFVPAIAVTVNIYLIFKLSILTLVRFTVWMILGFIMYFYYGIKHSSLEEASRSENLEENTAAGNIELTVTDTHRQQQQQQQQQQQHHTSPYAGSDRSIYEGQQLDAFGQPVFGSTNFGGTPSQRQEQTTAGGHPLFVTQDSFPTWDD